One stretch of Natronobacterium gregoryi SP2 DNA includes these proteins:
- the truA gene encoding tRNA pseudouridine(38-40) synthase TruA produces MPTPRTPSSTSNERALRAFRIAYDGTDYYGYQRQPSVPTVEDAIFEALRSLEVLAPDAEKPTGYAAAGRTDRGVSALAQTIGLETPDWLTPRAFNAALPADVRAWASADAPEGFHATHHATRREYTYQLYAPPADGGTSRSLESSDCVDDELVQAACRALSGSHDYHNLTPDDDPDRTERTLSIEAIRDGDYLVVTVAADGFAHQLVRRLVSLVQEIGTGASPLEKVDRVFSPEPLPGPEGVAPAPPEPLVLTGVAYPNLAFTVDEPAAESAQAVFGERTLERRTGARVAGQLAAGVGTDRDL; encoded by the coding sequence ATGCCCACGCCGCGGACACCGTCGTCGACTTCGAACGAACGAGCGCTACGTGCGTTCCGGATCGCCTACGACGGCACCGACTACTACGGCTACCAGCGCCAGCCGTCCGTTCCGACCGTCGAGGACGCCATCTTCGAGGCGCTTCGCTCGCTCGAGGTCCTCGCCCCCGACGCCGAGAAACCCACCGGGTACGCCGCCGCCGGACGAACCGACAGGGGTGTCTCTGCGCTCGCCCAGACGATCGGACTCGAGACACCGGACTGGCTCACGCCACGGGCGTTCAACGCGGCGTTGCCCGCCGATGTCCGGGCGTGGGCGAGCGCCGACGCGCCCGAGGGGTTTCACGCGACCCACCACGCGACCCGCCGAGAGTACACCTATCAGCTGTACGCGCCGCCGGCGGACGGTGGCACGTCTCGCTCGCTCGAGTCGTCGGACTGCGTCGACGACGAACTGGTCCAGGCTGCCTGCCGGGCCCTCTCGGGCAGTCACGACTACCACAATCTCACGCCAGACGACGATCCCGACCGAACCGAACGGACGCTGTCGATCGAGGCGATCCGAGACGGCGACTACCTCGTCGTTACCGTCGCTGCCGATGGCTTCGCCCACCAACTCGTTCGACGCCTCGTCTCTCTCGTCCAGGAAATCGGGACCGGCGCGTCGCCCCTCGAGAAGGTCGACCGCGTCTTCTCGCCCGAGCCGCTCCCCGGACCTGAAGGCGTCGCTCCCGCACCGCCGGAGCCGCTCGTGTTGACCGGCGTGGCGTATCCGAATCTCGCGTTTACCGTCGACGAGCCGGCAGCCGAGAGCGCACAGGCAGTGTTTGGTGAACGCACACTCGAGCGACGGACGGGAGCACGAGTCGCCGGGCAGTTGGCAGCCGGTGTCGGCACCGATCGTGACCTGTAA
- a CDS encoding carboxymuconolactone decarboxylase family protein, producing MADEIDDPTELPSTAGDFAESYPEIWEEYAALGKACSAGGPIDDETKRLVKLAVAVGTQSEGAVHSHVRRALEEGVEPETLRHVAVLSIPTIGFPQAMAAMSWIDDLIDE from the coding sequence ATGGCCGACGAAATCGACGATCCGACCGAACTGCCATCGACCGCCGGCGACTTCGCCGAATCGTACCCCGAAATCTGGGAAGAGTACGCCGCCCTCGGCAAAGCGTGTTCGGCCGGCGGGCCAATCGACGACGAGACGAAACGCCTCGTGAAACTCGCCGTTGCCGTCGGGACTCAGTCGGAAGGAGCCGTCCACTCTCACGTCCGGCGAGCACTCGAGGAAGGCGTCGAGCCGGAGACGCTGCGACACGTCGCGGTCCTCTCGATTCCGACGATCGGATTCCCACAGGCGATGGCCGCAATGAGCTGGATCGACGACCTGATCGACGAGTAA
- a CDS encoding sulfatase — protein sequence MAESNGSDAESHDTVRNVVLIVLDTARACSVGDRTTPTMTGLADAGTAFDDAFAAAPWTLPSHASMFTGAYPSEHGAHGGHTYLDETLRTLPEAFADAGFQTIGVSNNTWLTEEFGFHRGFDELRKGWQYVQSDSDMGAVVRGEDVQEKLQATRTHLFDGNPFVNAVNIFYSELFQPTGDDGADRSTTWIANWLAGRTDDRPFFLFCNFIEPHVEYDPPREYAERFLPDETTYEDATTIRQDPRAYDCGEYHLSEPEFAALRGLYRAELAYVDDQLAEIRTALEDAGEWEDTLLVVCGDHGEHIGEHDFFGHQYNLYDTLINVPLVAHGGPFTDGGRRNELVQLLDLPVTVLEAAGVDDPELREQGSGRSWVPLVADSRTASTRDAVFAEYVAPQPSIERLENRFGADSIPDRVREFDRRLRAVRTNEYKYVQGSDGFERLHDVASDPAESTNVVADEPERARRLRNRLEKRFGPLSEDATDGDVEMQAGTKDRLADLGYL from the coding sequence ATGGCGGAATCCAACGGAAGTGACGCCGAGTCACACGATACTGTGCGGAACGTTGTCCTGATCGTTCTCGACACGGCCCGCGCTTGCAGCGTCGGTGATCGAACGACGCCGACGATGACGGGGCTCGCCGACGCGGGAACGGCCTTCGACGACGCCTTCGCGGCGGCTCCCTGGACGCTCCCGTCTCACGCCTCGATGTTTACGGGAGCGTATCCTTCCGAGCACGGGGCCCACGGCGGCCACACCTATCTCGACGAGACGCTCCGAACGCTTCCCGAGGCGTTTGCCGACGCCGGATTTCAGACCATCGGCGTCTCGAACAACACCTGGCTCACCGAAGAGTTCGGGTTCCACCGCGGGTTCGACGAGTTGCGCAAAGGGTGGCAGTACGTCCAGTCCGATTCGGACATGGGGGCCGTCGTCCGTGGTGAAGACGTCCAGGAGAAACTTCAGGCGACTCGTACCCACCTCTTCGACGGCAACCCGTTCGTCAACGCCGTCAACATCTTCTACAGCGAACTCTTCCAGCCGACCGGCGACGACGGCGCTGACCGGTCGACGACCTGGATCGCAAACTGGCTCGCCGGCCGAACCGACGACCGACCGTTCTTCCTGTTCTGTAACTTCATCGAACCCCACGTCGAGTACGATCCGCCACGCGAGTACGCCGAACGGTTCCTCCCCGACGAGACGACCTACGAGGACGCGACCACCATCCGGCAGGACCCACGCGCCTACGACTGTGGCGAGTACCACCTCTCGGAACCGGAGTTCGCCGCGCTCCGTGGCCTGTACCGCGCCGAACTCGCGTACGTCGACGACCAACTCGCCGAGATTCGGACCGCCCTCGAGGACGCCGGCGAGTGGGAGGACACCCTGCTCGTCGTCTGTGGCGATCACGGCGAACACATCGGCGAACACGACTTTTTTGGCCACCAGTACAATCTCTACGACACCTTGATCAACGTCCCGCTGGTCGCCCACGGCGGCCCGTTCACCGACGGCGGACGACGGAACGAACTCGTCCAGTTGCTCGACCTCCCCGTGACCGTGCTCGAGGCGGCCGGCGTCGACGATCCGGAACTCCGCGAGCAGGGCTCCGGGCGGTCGTGGGTCCCGCTCGTCGCCGACTCCCGAACGGCGTCGACTCGAGACGCGGTCTTCGCCGAGTACGTCGCTCCACAGCCGTCGATCGAACGCCTCGAAAACCGCTTTGGCGCGGACTCGATTCCCGACCGCGTCCGCGAGTTCGACCGTCGACTTCGGGCCGTCCGGACGAACGAGTACAAGTACGTCCAGGGCAGCGACGGCTTCGAGCGACTCCACGACGTCGCCAGCGACCCCGCCGAGTCGACGAACGTCGTCGCGGACGAACCAGAGCGAGCCAGGCGACTGCGGAATCGACTCGAAAAGCGATTCGGCCCGCTCTCCGAGGACGCCACGGACGGCGACGTCGAGATGCAGGCGGGGACGAAAGACCGGCTGGCGGATCTGGGGTATCTCTGA
- a CDS encoding NifU family protein, with product MSHSESGDATEDDVRNAVSTFLARNFPQIQGHGGDFSIVEVDVAAGHVEINLSGACSGCGVSPMTTQAIQRRLPSDIEAIESVAVTTGFDELGEETSRDVPPETPF from the coding sequence ATGAGCCACTCCGAAAGCGGGGACGCCACGGAAGACGACGTTCGAAACGCTGTTTCGACGTTTCTGGCGCGTAACTTCCCGCAGATTCAGGGCCACGGCGGCGACTTCTCGATCGTCGAGGTCGACGTAGCGGCAGGCCACGTCGAGATCAACCTGAGCGGCGCGTGCAGCGGCTGTGGCGTCAGTCCGATGACGACCCAGGCGATCCAGCGACGGCTCCCGAGCGACATCGAGGCGATCGAATCGGTGGCGGTCACGACCGGCTTCGACGAGCTGGGCGAGGAGACCTCGCGAGACGTACCGCCGGAGACGCCGTTCTAG